DNA from Polaribacter sp. NJDZ03:
TTATTTAAAAATGATACTTTAACAACATCGCCTGCTACCGCTAAAAATATAAGAATTAGTTTAAATTATGCTACTACAAAAGGGGAACAAGTAATTTTAAAAACCGGCGTATCAACGGCAGATATTAAAGGTGCTTATAAATCTTTAGAAGTAGAAGCTCCTCATTTTAATTTTGATGCTATTAAAGATGAAGCTGAAACCAAATGGGAAAATGAACTTAGTAAAATAGTTATTACTACTAAAGATGAAACTCAAAAGCGAATTTTTTACACCATGCTGTATCAATCTATGTTGGCACCTACTTTGTTAAGTGATCATAACGGAAACTACAAAGGTGCAAATGATAGCGTTATGAAAGCAGAAGGATTTAATAGGTATGATACCTTTTCATTATGGGATACATATCGGGCTGCACATCCATTGTACACTGTTTTACACCCTAATCGGGTTTCAGATATGGTAAATTCACTTCTTGCTCATTATGAGGAAACAGGGTTGCTGCCAGTTTGGTCTTTGCAAGGAAACGAAACGAATATGATGATTGGTTATCATGCAGTTCCTGTAATTGTAGATGCTTATTTTAAAGGTATTAAAGGTTTTGATACCGCTTTGGCATATGAAGCATGTTTAAAAAGTGCCAAAGATAATTCTAGGCAAATTAATGAATACATGGCGTTGGGTTACGTACCTGTTGACGAGCAACATGAAAATTGGTCGGTTTCTAAAACATTAGAATACGCTTATGATGATTGGTGCATTGCTCAGTTTGCAAAAGCCATTGGAAAGATTGATGATTATGAAGTGTTTTTAAAAAGATCGGAGAATTGGCGTAATGTTTACGATTCTAAAAGTAGGTTTATGCGTCCAAAATTAAAGGACGGTTCGTTTATTAAAAACTTTGTTCCTAAAGAATATTCACCTTATTTCTGTGAAAGTAATGCTTGGCAATATTTTTGGTCGGTTCAGCATAATATCGAAGGGTTAACAGATATTATAGGTGGTAAAGATATTTTTGAAAAGAAATTAGATTCAATGTTTACGTTAGATCCGCTTCCAGAAGATAAATTACCCATTTTTAGTACCGGAATGATTGGACAATATGCACATGGAAACGAACCAAGTCATCATGTAGCTTACTTATATAATTATATTGATAAACCATGGAAAACTCAAAAATTGGTGCGTCAGATATTAGAAACACAATATAAAAATGAACCAGACGGACATTGCGGAAATGAAGATTGCGGACAAATGTCGTCTTGGTATATTTTCAGTGCTTTGGGTTTTTACCCTACAAATCCAGCACAAAGCGTTTATGCTTTTGGTTCACCAATTGTAGATACTGCTTTAGTTCATTTAGAAAACGGGAATACATTTTCTATAGAGGTTCTAAACAATAGTTCAAACAATAAATACATACAGTCTATTTCATTAAATAACGAGTTAATAGAACGTAATTACATTACACATAAGGAAATTATGAACGGTGGCGAATTGATTTTTAGGATGGGAAGCACTCCTAATAAGAATACTAAAAACTCAATGGCTTTAACCTCAAAAATGTATCAATAAAAAAACAACGCATGTCAGATAGAAGAAATTTTATAAAAAAAGCAGCTTTAGGAACAGTAGGTATTGGTGCAATTTTAAGTTGCGATAAGTCTGTAGAGACCAAATCTGAAATTACGGGAAGCATGGAAATTAGTAAAGGATCTAAACCGATTATAATTTCTACATGGAATCATGGTTTGCCTGCAAATGAAGAAACTTGGAAACAATTAAAGGAGGGTAAACCTACGGTTGA
Protein-coding regions in this window:
- a CDS encoding GH92 family glycosyl hydrolase — its product is MNKICFIALLCIVLLSQCKEPQDVFVQSKLISFVNPFIGTDGPGNTYPGATVPFGMVQLSPDIGIPGWDRIAGYFYKDSIISGFSHMHLTGTGAGDLYDILVMPTNSRSSKRIEANNFKPFSSFKHAKETASPGYYSVDLLDYGIKAELTTTERAGVHRYTFPEDKATQIHIDLGYALNWDSPTETHFRVVDNTTIEGYRKSTGWAKDQRAYFVIKVSKPFESYQLFKNDTLTTSPATAKNIRISLNYATTKGEQVILKTGVSTADIKGAYKSLEVEAPHFNFDAIKDEAETKWENELSKIVITTKDETQKRIFYTMLYQSMLAPTLLSDHNGNYKGANDSVMKAEGFNRYDTFSLWDTYRAAHPLYTVLHPNRVSDMVNSLLAHYEETGLLPVWSLQGNETNMMIGYHAVPVIVDAYFKGIKGFDTALAYEACLKSAKDNSRQINEYMALGYVPVDEQHENWSVSKTLEYAYDDWCIAQFAKAIGKIDDYEVFLKRSENWRNVYDSKSRFMRPKLKDGSFIKNFVPKEYSPYFCESNAWQYFWSVQHNIEGLTDIIGGKDIFEKKLDSMFTLDPLPEDKLPIFSTGMIGQYAHGNEPSHHVAYLYNYIDKPWKTQKLVRQILETQYKNEPDGHCGNEDCGQMSSWYIFSALGFYPTNPAQSVYAFGSPIVDTALVHLENGNTFSIEVLNNSSNNKYIQSISLNNELIERNYITHKEIMNGGELIFRMGSTPNKNTKNSMALTSKMYQ